One part of the Tindallia californiensis genome encodes these proteins:
- the cbiT gene encoding precorrin-6Y C5,15-methyltransferase (decarboxylating) subunit CbiT, with product MTQQLSNTCNIENWQWIPSPGLPDEAFLRGKAPMTKQEIRWTLLAMLQIHPGMTLLDLGCGSGSVTVEMARMNRSGQVLALEQKREALELTRENLQRFAIKNVTLIEGRGEKEIKDLPLMDRVFIGGAGGALEEILNQLPEKMKPGGKILITAVTLETMTQAKIRLQSSPFTNLKILQTGITRYVPRAGYMMAQAENPVTIFCADLLPATQPTDT from the coding sequence AACACTTGCAACATCGAAAATTGGCAATGGATTCCCTCACCAGGCCTTCCGGATGAAGCCTTTCTTCGGGGCAAAGCACCGATGACTAAGCAGGAAATTCGGTGGACCCTTCTGGCGATGCTACAGATTCATCCCGGCATGACCCTGTTAGATCTAGGCTGTGGCAGTGGATCCGTAACAGTGGAAATGGCAAGAATGAACAGGTCTGGTCAGGTATTGGCCTTAGAGCAAAAAAGGGAAGCCCTTGAACTGACCAGAGAAAACCTTCAACGGTTTGCCATCAAAAACGTCACCTTAATAGAAGGACGAGGCGAAAAAGAAATAAAAGACTTACCCCTAATGGACCGGGTGTTTATAGGCGGTGCCGGCGGTGCCTTGGAAGAAATTCTGAACCAGCTTCCTGAAAAAATGAAGCCAGGCGGAAAAATCCTTATAACAGCCGTCACCCTGGAAACCATGACTCAGGCAAAAATAAGGCTTCAGTCATCGCCCTTTACCAACCTGAAGATCCTGCAAACCGGTATTACCAGGTATGTTCCCAGAGCTGGATACATGATGGCTCAGGCAGAGAATCCGGTGACCATCTTTTGTGCCGATCTTCTCCCTGCCACGCAACCCACAGACACGTAA